The following proteins are encoded in a genomic region of Sorangiineae bacterium MSr12523:
- a CDS encoding HEAT repeat domain-containing protein — MGLFDLFKAGSKEKGEKKDPKAAAAAKWAERAGDKRAQNYDRQEAIAALADMKTGEAAAALLKRFTFTIDPSITDQDEKDTAFEGIVGAGELAIEPIRAFSTKAASLAWPMKILKELLPEEAFVEELLSWLSRWDTEYSKFIDPKIQLLAALEDYKHPKIREAVQPFLEDVNETARFHAVATTFAQGDEAATPSLVSLFVDEESFRIKNKLADGFAATGWPIPDDQRDSMRKALPPGYSIDAAGKVRKR; from the coding sequence GTGGGTTTGTTCGATCTATTCAAGGCCGGCTCGAAGGAAAAAGGCGAAAAGAAGGACCCAAAAGCGGCCGCGGCCGCCAAGTGGGCCGAGCGGGCCGGTGACAAGCGGGCACAGAATTACGACCGCCAGGAGGCCATTGCCGCCCTCGCCGACATGAAAACGGGGGAGGCTGCCGCCGCGCTCCTCAAGCGGTTCACGTTCACGATCGACCCGTCCATCACGGATCAGGACGAAAAAGACACGGCCTTCGAGGGCATCGTCGGCGCCGGCGAGCTGGCCATCGAGCCGATCCGCGCGTTTTCCACCAAGGCCGCGAGCCTCGCCTGGCCGATGAAGATCCTCAAGGAGCTGCTTCCCGAGGAGGCTTTCGTCGAGGAGCTTCTCTCCTGGCTATCGCGCTGGGACACCGAGTACTCGAAGTTCATCGACCCGAAGATTCAGCTCCTCGCCGCGCTCGAAGACTACAAGCACCCAAAGATCCGCGAGGCCGTCCAACCGTTCCTCGAGGACGTGAACGAGACCGCGCGCTTCCACGCCGTCGCGACGACGTTCGCACAGGGCGACGAAGCTGCGACCCCGTCCCTCGTGTCGCTCTTCGTCGACGAAGAGAGCTTCCGCATCAAGAACAAGCTCGCCGACGGTTTCGCCGCCACCGGCTGGCCCATCCCCGACGACCAACGCGACTCCATGCGCAAGGCGCTCCCGCCCGGCTACTCGATCGACGCCGCCGGCAAAGTCCGCAAGCGGTAG
- a CDS encoding cache domain-containing protein yields MRTKIIAVNAVIVLLVGLLTFVLVRKALDSAAGNPTQLMVEAKRDAQAASARLQLDGLRMERWLAGKASEPATLEVLAKASPVARGDAATNLCDAILSAAKQSPVFAGAVPSLVVLIDAQGKSIGRNGTNIGRGEDYAAAYEGLKTALANGQSGSDAWAKAERNDQYLASYAPVRDAQGRVVGAIAAGFTLNDELSRVSDATTGRALRLVTPQGNALQIAAAAAGGENINTAINGDAKDTVKNALTAGRVGAQMVSDTIIAAAVLEGFGDGKRAVVVSARPASLIENVNGLILPGIFGVTLLGLVLVVVGGWLLGNYITQPIAVLEEGLLAILNGQADKRFQLDHPDLGGLAFRIDQLLNQLMGIEEDTTDEEGRVSKAPTASNFNDAMSVDERQLDAGALQQLASEPAEQYYARIYREYIAAKRQLGEAVDHITDQTFRQRIQGMEQEASQKYGKPVRYRVQLRGREVTLLAIPLG; encoded by the coding sequence ATGCGAACCAAGATTATCGCTGTCAACGCGGTTATCGTTCTTTTGGTCGGACTCTTGACGTTCGTGCTGGTGCGAAAAGCACTGGATTCGGCGGCAGGAAATCCCACCCAGCTCATGGTCGAGGCCAAGCGCGACGCGCAGGCGGCATCGGCTCGACTGCAGCTCGATGGGCTGCGCATGGAAAGGTGGCTGGCCGGCAAGGCCTCTGAGCCTGCCACACTCGAGGTCCTAGCGAAAGCGAGTCCCGTAGCCCGGGGCGATGCGGCCACGAATCTGTGCGATGCCATTTTGAGCGCGGCCAAGCAGTCGCCGGTCTTCGCCGGGGCCGTGCCCTCGCTGGTCGTCCTCATCGACGCCCAGGGAAAGAGCATCGGCCGAAACGGCACCAACATAGGCCGGGGTGAGGACTACGCCGCCGCCTACGAGGGGCTGAAAACGGCGCTCGCCAACGGCCAGAGCGGCTCCGATGCCTGGGCCAAGGCCGAGCGCAACGACCAGTACCTCGCGTCGTACGCGCCCGTGCGCGATGCGCAGGGCAGGGTCGTCGGCGCTATCGCGGCCGGTTTCACCCTGAACGATGAGCTTTCGCGGGTGAGCGACGCCACCACCGGGCGCGCCCTGCGCTTGGTCACACCGCAGGGAAATGCCCTGCAAATCGCGGCGGCCGCTGCCGGTGGTGAAAATATCAACACGGCCATCAACGGCGACGCCAAGGACACCGTCAAGAACGCGCTCACTGCCGGACGCGTCGGCGCGCAGATGGTCAGCGACACCATCATCGCGGCCGCCGTGCTCGAGGGGTTTGGCGACGGCAAGCGCGCCGTCGTCGTTTCCGCCCGCCCGGCCTCGCTCATCGAGAACGTGAACGGCCTCATTTTGCCGGGAATTTTCGGCGTGACCTTGCTCGGCCTGGTCCTCGTCGTCGTGGGCGGTTGGTTGCTCGGCAACTACATCACGCAGCCCATCGCGGTGCTCGAGGAGGGGTTGCTCGCCATCCTCAATGGGCAGGCGGACAAGCGCTTCCAGCTCGATCATCCCGATCTGGGCGGCCTCGCGTTCCGCATCGACCAGCTCTTGAACCAACTCATGGGCATCGAGGAAGACACGACCGACGAAGAGGGCCGCGTTTCCAAGGCCCCCACGGCGTCGAACTTCAACGACGCCATGTCCGTCGACGAGCGCCAGCTCGACGCCGGGGCCCTGCAGCAGCTCGCCTCCGAGCCCGCGGAGCAGTACTACGCGCGCATTTATCGCGAGTACATCGCCGCCAAGCGTCAGCTCGGTGAGGCCGTGGATCACATCACCGATCAGACCTTCCGCCAGCGCATTCAGGGCATGGAGCAGGAGGCCTCGCAGAAATACGGCAAACCGGTCCGCTACCGCGTCCAACTCCGCGGCCGCGAGGTCACTTTGCTCGCGATTCCGCTGGGTTAA
- a CDS encoding histone deacetylase: MAEQKEIHPKANDVSGPASRRLHGSSLLLDDPVYEEHVPLAYHPERPERLRAARAALERPGVRWTHVQPRDATDDELLRVHEPEYLKSLTELRGQRAYLDPDTYVSERSVGAARKAAGGLVAMVDALIDGEIPRGVALLRPPGHHARASQAMGFCLLNNVAVAAAHARARGLSRVAIVDWDVHHGNGTQEIFYRDPSVLYLSTHQYPFYPGTGAADERGEGEGQGFTVNVPLLAGGGDGVYRAAFERVILPVLESFKPELVLVSAGFDAAKRDPLAEMELTSRAFGWMAHALAAQANASAKGRIALVLEGGYDLVAVEAGLAAAIDGVVRGDKVDIPRAPDAIDIARAAETLREDWPAVD, translated from the coding sequence ATGGCTGAGCAAAAAGAAATCCACCCCAAGGCGAACGACGTTTCTGGCCCGGCTTCTCGTCGACTCCACGGCTCGAGTCTTCTCCTGGACGATCCCGTCTACGAGGAGCACGTACCGCTGGCCTACCACCCCGAGCGGCCCGAAAGGCTGCGTGCGGCGCGTGCGGCGCTGGAGCGGCCCGGTGTTCGCTGGACCCACGTGCAGCCACGCGATGCGACCGACGACGAGCTGCTTCGGGTGCACGAGCCCGAGTACCTGAAGTCGCTCACCGAGCTGCGCGGGCAGCGGGCCTACCTCGACCCCGATACGTACGTCTCGGAGCGGAGCGTGGGGGCGGCGCGCAAGGCGGCCGGCGGTCTCGTGGCCATGGTGGATGCGCTCATCGACGGAGAAATCCCGCGCGGCGTCGCGCTTTTGCGGCCACCGGGGCACCACGCGCGCGCGTCGCAGGCCATGGGGTTCTGCTTGCTCAACAACGTGGCCGTGGCGGCCGCGCATGCGCGCGCGCGCGGCCTTTCACGTGTGGCCATCGTCGACTGGGACGTGCACCACGGAAACGGGACGCAGGAGATTTTTTACCGCGATCCGAGCGTGCTCTATCTGTCGACGCATCAGTACCCGTTTTATCCGGGCACGGGTGCCGCCGACGAGCGCGGTGAGGGCGAGGGCCAAGGCTTCACGGTGAACGTGCCGCTGCTCGCGGGCGGTGGCGATGGCGTGTACCGCGCGGCCTTCGAGCGGGTGATTTTGCCGGTGCTCGAGTCGTTCAAGCCGGAGCTGGTGCTGGTGAGCGCGGGCTTCGACGCCGCCAAGCGCGATCCGCTCGCGGAAATGGAGCTCACGTCACGCGCGTTCGGTTGGATGGCGCATGCGCTGGCAGCTCAGGCGAACGCAAGCGCCAAAGGTCGCATCGCGCTGGTGCTGGAGGGCGGCTACGACTTGGTCGCGGTGGAGGCGGGGCTCGCCGCCGCCATCGACGGGGTCGTGCGCGGCGACAAGGTGGACATCCCGCGCGCGCCCGACGCCATCGACATCGCGCGCGCGGCGGAGACGCTGCGCGAAGACTGGCCCGCGGTGGACTAG
- a CDS encoding ABC transporter permease — MNVDTMLSMLWEATVDTFYMVGASTLLTVLFGLPLGVLLILTERGGLLAAPWLNRALGAVVNVGRSLPFIILLVAVIPFTRLIVGTTIGTTAAIVPLTLAAVPFFARVCETSLREVDRGLIEAAQAMGCTEGQIVYKVLIPEALPSLVLGVTITIISLLSYSAVAGAVGAGGLGDLAIRYGYQRFDTKVMAVTVALLIVMVQVIQWLGNVLSQRLRTS, encoded by the coding sequence ATGAACGTCGACACGATGCTCTCGATGCTGTGGGAGGCCACGGTCGACACGTTTTACATGGTCGGCGCGTCGACCTTGCTCACCGTCCTGTTCGGCCTTCCGCTGGGCGTGCTGTTGATCCTCACGGAGCGCGGCGGGCTTCTCGCGGCACCTTGGTTGAACCGGGCTCTCGGCGCCGTCGTGAACGTCGGCCGCTCGCTGCCGTTCATCATTCTGCTCGTCGCGGTCATCCCGTTCACGCGCCTCATCGTGGGTACGACCATCGGCACCACCGCCGCCATCGTTCCGTTGACGCTCGCCGCGGTACCCTTCTTCGCGCGTGTCTGCGAAACGTCGCTTCGTGAGGTCGATCGCGGCCTCATCGAAGCCGCCCAGGCCATGGGCTGCACCGAAGGGCAAATCGTCTACAAAGTCCTCATCCCCGAGGCCCTCCCGTCTCTCGTGTTGGGCGTCACCATCACGATCATCAGCCTTCTGAGCTACTCCGCCGTCGCCGGCGCCGTGGGCGCGGGCGGCCTGGGCGATCTCGCGATCCGATACGGCTACCAACGCTTCGATACGAAGGTCATGGCGGTCACCGTCGCCCTTCTCATCGTGATGGTGCAAGTCATCCAGTGGCTCGGCAACGTGCTCTCCCAGCGCCTGCGCACGAGCTGA
- a CDS encoding ATP-binding cassette domain-containing protein → MIRFQNIRKVYGTGDHAVKALDDVSLHVPAGEIFGVLGQSGAGKSTLIRCVNLLERPTSGSVIVNGQELTTLDAAGLRKARQQIGIIFQHFNLLRSRTVADNIAFPLEVIGQAKPQREKRVKELLSLVGLADKANAYPAQLSGGQKQRVGIARALACEPKVLLSDEATSALDPQTTRSILDLLRDLNRRLGLTVMLITHEMTVVKHICDRVAVLRDGRVIEQGLVDDLVAQPGSEIAHEFFPRIVPPKEKNGGLLATITFVGAAAEEPILSSLLRKFDVGVNILGGGIETVREKRVGRLLLELSGPDASAARNFLEERTGLKVET, encoded by the coding sequence GTGATCCGATTTCAGAACATCCGCAAAGTCTACGGCACGGGCGATCACGCCGTGAAAGCGCTCGATGACGTGAGCCTTCACGTCCCGGCCGGAGAGATCTTTGGCGTCCTCGGACAGAGCGGTGCCGGCAAAAGCACACTCATCCGCTGCGTGAACCTGCTCGAGCGTCCCACGTCGGGCTCGGTCATCGTCAATGGCCAGGAGCTCACCACCCTGGATGCGGCGGGGCTCCGCAAAGCGCGTCAGCAGATCGGCATCATCTTCCAGCACTTCAACTTGCTGCGCTCGCGCACCGTGGCGGACAACATCGCGTTTCCGCTCGAGGTCATCGGCCAGGCGAAGCCGCAGCGCGAAAAGCGGGTGAAGGAGCTGCTCTCCTTGGTGGGCCTCGCGGACAAGGCCAATGCCTACCCCGCGCAGCTCTCCGGCGGGCAAAAGCAGCGCGTGGGCATTGCGCGCGCGCTCGCGTGCGAGCCCAAGGTCCTCCTCTCGGACGAGGCCACGTCCGCGCTCGACCCACAGACCACGCGTTCCATTTTGGACCTGCTGCGCGATCTCAATCGGCGCCTTGGTCTCACCGTCATGCTCATCACGCACGAGATGACCGTGGTGAAACACATCTGCGATCGCGTGGCCGTTCTGCGCGACGGCCGCGTCATCGAGCAGGGCCTCGTCGATGACTTGGTCGCACAGCCCGGCTCGGAGATCGCGCACGAGTTCTTCCCGCGCATCGTGCCACCCAAGGAAAAGAACGGCGGGCTCTTGGCCACGATCACCTTCGTGGGCGCCGCTGCGGAGGAGCCGATTCTCTCGTCGCTTTTGCGCAAGTTCGACGTCGGCGTGAACATCTTGGGCGGCGGCATCGAAACGGTGCGCGAGAAGCGCGTGGGGCGTCTGCTGTTGGAGCTCTCCGGCCCCGATGCCTCTGCGGCGCGGAATTTTCTCGAGGAGCGAACGGGCCTCAAGGTGGAGACATGA
- a CDS encoding 2-dehydropantoate 2-reductase — protein sequence MSSFLIVGTGGVGGLLGGLLGLAGHDVAFVARGAHLAAMKEQGLVLRGPDGEHTLRVEGPGARIRAGEDPAAFGKVDYALVTVKAWQVEEMAPRLRAASVVVPLQNGVDAVPTLARALGDEPVLGSLCHMLSWIAAPGVIQWIKPPPVVTLGARTPAQRAIVERLAGELTKANITTKISQDIDAALWEKLLFLAPMGSVGAVTRSFAGAFRSVPESRAMLARAMEEIASVARARGIRIADDAVARTLSFVDALPAEANASTYRDIVAGRPSELGNLTGAVVRLGKEAGVPTPTNDFLLAALLPQENAARSLK from the coding sequence ATGAGCTCATTCTTAATCGTTGGAACGGGCGGAGTCGGCGGTCTGCTCGGTGGCCTTCTCGGGCTAGCCGGTCACGACGTCGCCTTCGTTGCCCGCGGTGCACATCTCGCGGCCATGAAGGAGCAGGGCCTCGTCCTGCGTGGTCCCGACGGAGAGCACACGCTCCGCGTCGAAGGACCCGGAGCACGTATTCGAGCCGGTGAAGATCCCGCTGCCTTTGGCAAGGTCGACTACGCGCTCGTCACCGTCAAAGCATGGCAGGTCGAAGAAATGGCCCCGCGCCTTCGCGCCGCGTCGGTCGTCGTTCCCCTGCAAAATGGCGTCGATGCCGTCCCGACGCTCGCGCGTGCGCTCGGCGACGAACCGGTTCTCGGCAGCCTTTGCCACATGCTGAGCTGGATTGCCGCCCCCGGCGTCATCCAGTGGATCAAGCCTCCGCCCGTGGTCACCCTCGGCGCGCGCACCCCTGCACAACGCGCCATCGTCGAGCGCCTCGCCGGCGAGCTCACGAAGGCGAACATCACCACGAAGATCTCCCAGGACATCGATGCGGCCCTCTGGGAGAAGCTCCTCTTTCTCGCGCCCATGGGATCCGTCGGCGCCGTCACGCGCTCGTTTGCTGGCGCCTTTCGCTCGGTCCCGGAATCGCGCGCGATGCTCGCACGCGCCATGGAGGAGATCGCGAGCGTGGCGCGGGCGCGCGGCATCCGTATCGCGGACGATGCGGTCGCGCGCACGTTGAGCTTCGTCGATGCACTCCCCGCCGAAGCGAACGCTTCCACGTACCGCGATATCGTCGCCGGGCGCCCTTCCGAACTCGGCAACCTCACGGGAGCGGTGGTACGACTCGGCAAGGAGGCCGGCGTCCCCACACCGACCAATGACTTTCTCCTCGCTGCGCTCCTTCCCCAGGAGAACGCCGCTCGTTCGCTAAAATAG
- the map gene encoding type I methionyl aminopeptidase: MIHLKTDAEIAKMREAGRIVHAILDALEAAARPGVSTWELDQIADRELTRAKARSAFRGYRPRGMTPYPAVICASVNDVVVHGIPNKHTVLRDGDILSIDFACFRNDYCADAARTIAIGNVTAAARDLLETTRTCLERAIDATQPNARLGDVGWAVEEHAKSKGYSLVRDFGGHGIGRAMHEEPSVANHGPAGRGVRLTPGMVIAIEPMLNAGTGSIRTLDDGWTIVTKDRKWSAHFEHTVAVTKDGPVILTLP, from the coding sequence ATGATCCATCTGAAGACCGACGCCGAGATCGCGAAGATGCGTGAGGCCGGACGTATCGTTCACGCCATCCTCGATGCACTCGAAGCTGCAGCTCGTCCTGGCGTTTCGACGTGGGAGCTCGATCAGATCGCCGACCGCGAATTGACGCGGGCCAAGGCGCGATCGGCATTTCGTGGATACCGCCCGCGCGGAATGACCCCCTACCCCGCCGTCATTTGCGCATCGGTGAACGACGTCGTGGTGCACGGGATCCCCAACAAGCACACCGTGCTGCGCGATGGCGACATCCTCAGCATCGACTTCGCGTGCTTCAGGAACGACTACTGCGCCGATGCCGCGCGCACCATCGCCATCGGCAACGTGACCGCCGCAGCGCGTGATCTGCTCGAAACGACGCGCACGTGCCTCGAACGCGCCATCGATGCCACACAACCGAACGCGCGCCTCGGCGACGTGGGCTGGGCCGTCGAGGAACACGCGAAGTCCAAAGGCTATTCGCTGGTGCGCGACTTCGGGGGGCACGGCATCGGCCGCGCGATGCACGAGGAACCCAGCGTCGCCAACCACGGCCCCGCCGGGCGCGGTGTGCGACTCACCCCCGGCATGGTCATCGCGATCGAGCCGATGTTGAACGCGGGAACGGGAAGCATCCGCACCCTCGACGACGGCTGGACGATCGTGACCAAGGACCGCAAATGGTCGGCGCATTTCGAGCACACGGTGGCCGTCACCAAAGATGGTCCCGTGATTCTCACGCTGCCGTAG
- a CDS encoding LysR family transcriptional regulator: protein MSLQQLRYFVAVAEEEHVGRAAERLRIAQPALSRQIRNLEAELGTTFFERTPRGMRLSTSGAVFLPHARAILSSIESATAAIRCGTGSA, encoded by the coding sequence ATGAGCCTGCAGCAGCTTCGCTATTTCGTGGCGGTGGCCGAGGAGGAGCACGTGGGGCGCGCGGCGGAGCGATTGCGCATCGCGCAGCCGGCCCTCAGCCGTCAGATCCGCAACTTGGAGGCGGAGCTCGGGACGACGTTCTTCGAGCGAACGCCGCGCGGGATGCGGCTGTCGACCTCGGGTGCGGTGTTCCTTCCGCACGCGCGGGCCATCCTTTCGTCCATCGAATCGGCCACGGCTGCGATTCGCTGCGGCACGGGGAGTGCTTGA
- a CDS encoding sigma 54-interacting transcriptional regulator, with protein sequence MTAQRRIVVVGQARFASYALPEAGRVSVGRSEKSDVRIEDESISRKHARLHVGAGVVEIEDLGSVNGTRVRGDRLTTGQRVRLLPGEAFHVGNVMMVLVADGDGPRKPLQSSPDQVETRRAHAGTQGGAREPGARAMHVIEDPAMQALYEMASRIAAGNIHVLVLGETGVGKELVAETIHERSPRRTGPFVCLNCAALSEQLLEAELFGYERGAFTGAVQSKQGLLESAHGGTVFLDEVGEMPLALQAKLLRVLESRQLLRVGAVRPREVDVRFVAATNRDLQAAIQEGRFRSDLFFRLSGAKLVIPPLRERAVEIEPLARAFVQRAARDLGRAQAPRLTPEALNLLRAYSWPGNVRELRNFVERAVLLADGVELSAGHFPIAEMAAVIPTRGSNEPAPSSSEMSPASEREHILEVLRACAGNQSRAAKVLGIARSTLVARLDSYGVPRPRKT encoded by the coding sequence GTGACTGCTCAGCGAAGGATCGTCGTCGTCGGGCAAGCGAGGTTCGCCAGCTATGCGCTTCCGGAAGCCGGGCGCGTGTCCGTGGGGCGCTCGGAAAAGAGCGACGTTCGCATCGAGGATGAGTCCATCTCGCGCAAGCACGCGCGGCTGCACGTGGGCGCCGGCGTCGTCGAGATCGAGGACCTCGGGAGCGTGAACGGTACGCGTGTTCGCGGCGACCGGCTCACGACGGGGCAGCGCGTGCGGCTACTGCCAGGCGAGGCCTTTCACGTTGGAAACGTGATGATGGTGCTCGTCGCGGATGGGGATGGCCCGCGCAAGCCGCTGCAATCGAGCCCGGACCAGGTGGAGACGCGCCGCGCGCACGCGGGCACGCAGGGCGGAGCGCGGGAGCCCGGCGCGCGCGCGATGCACGTCATCGAAGACCCGGCGATGCAGGCCCTCTACGAGATGGCCTCGCGCATCGCGGCGGGGAACATCCACGTGCTCGTGCTGGGCGAAACGGGTGTGGGCAAGGAGCTCGTGGCCGAGACGATCCACGAGCGATCGCCCCGGCGCACCGGGCCCTTCGTGTGCCTCAATTGCGCGGCGCTTTCGGAACAACTGCTCGAGGCGGAGCTTTTCGGCTACGAGCGCGGGGCCTTCACCGGGGCGGTGCAGAGCAAACAGGGTCTGCTCGAATCGGCGCACGGCGGTACGGTGTTTCTCGACGAAGTGGGCGAGATGCCCCTCGCCTTGCAGGCGAAGTTGCTGCGCGTGCTGGAGTCGCGGCAGCTGCTGCGCGTCGGCGCGGTGAGGCCGCGCGAAGTGGACGTGCGATTCGTGGCCGCGACCAACCGGGATCTGCAGGCGGCCATCCAGGAAGGGCGCTTTCGGAGCGATCTGTTTTTCCGCCTCAGTGGAGCCAAGCTGGTGATTCCGCCGCTGCGTGAGCGCGCGGTGGAGATCGAGCCGCTGGCCAGAGCCTTCGTGCAGCGCGCGGCGCGCGATCTGGGGCGGGCGCAGGCTCCTCGGTTGACCCCGGAGGCACTGAACCTGCTGCGCGCCTATTCCTGGCCGGGCAATGTGCGCGAGCTGCGCAACTTCGTGGAGCGTGCGGTGTTGCTCGCCGATGGGGTCGAGCTTTCCGCGGGGCATTTTCCCATTGCGGAGATGGCGGCGGTCATTCCGACGAGAGGGTCGAACGAGCCGGCCCCCTCTTCGAGTGAAATGTCGCCTGCGAGCGAACGCGAACACATCCTCGAGGTGCTGCGTGCGTGTGCGGGGAATCAGTCGCGCGCGGCGAAGGTGCTGGGCATCGCACGGAGCACCCTGGTGGCGCGCCTCGACAGCTACGGCGTTCCTCGCCCCCGAAAGACGTAG
- a CDS encoding serine/threonine protein kinase: protein MRIVGRYAVYDEIGRGGMAAVHLGRLLGHVGFSRTVAIKMLRPQYAKDPSFVSMFLDEARVAARIAHPNVVHTLDVEATQGELFVVMEYVHGESLSRLMRNARNEKTPIPPPIAASLLSGVLLGLHAAHEAKSVGGEPLDLVHRDVSPDNILVGVDGLAKVADFGVAKARGRLQTTRTGELKGKVAYMAPEQIEGRAVRATDMFAVAIVLWEMLAGRRFFQGTDELTRMRNLLSGSIESPRVHAPGMPEALEAVVMRGLERDPNRRFATALEMATALERAVTPASAIDVAQWLETAAAAALERRSVLLARMEESSHDAFSQPVLSDPEPNESVEEESGDPTRPVPGLAADSQFANRESRIPNVSARPSPRRGRLGILLLVAAIVAVLWAARKKEDAPTAPIASIASVAPAPIEAPSAAPADADVPVESAVPSAAPPHTKGRGRTTRPAAKPEKHDCSPPYTIGSDGLRHYKPECW from the coding sequence ATGCGCATCGTGGGCCGCTACGCCGTCTACGACGAAATCGGCCGGGGCGGCATGGCGGCCGTGCACTTGGGGCGGCTTTTGGGGCACGTGGGCTTTTCGCGCACGGTGGCCATCAAGATGCTGCGGCCGCAGTACGCCAAGGACCCGTCGTTCGTCTCGATGTTCCTCGACGAGGCCCGCGTGGCCGCACGCATCGCGCACCCCAACGTGGTGCACACGCTCGACGTCGAGGCAACCCAGGGCGAATTGTTCGTGGTGATGGAGTACGTGCACGGCGAATCGCTGTCGCGGTTGATGCGCAACGCGCGCAACGAGAAGACGCCCATTCCGCCACCCATCGCCGCGTCGCTTCTCTCCGGCGTGCTTCTGGGGCTGCACGCGGCGCACGAGGCGAAGAGCGTCGGCGGCGAGCCGCTCGATTTGGTTCATCGCGATGTGTCGCCGGACAACATTTTGGTCGGCGTCGACGGCCTCGCCAAGGTCGCGGACTTCGGTGTCGCGAAGGCGCGCGGCCGGTTGCAGACGACACGAACCGGCGAGCTCAAAGGCAAAGTGGCGTACATGGCGCCCGAGCAAATCGAGGGGCGAGCGGTCCGCGCCACCGACATGTTCGCGGTGGCCATCGTGCTCTGGGAGATGCTGGCAGGGCGGCGTTTCTTCCAAGGCACGGACGAGCTGACGCGCATGCGGAACCTGCTCAGCGGCTCCATCGAGTCGCCGCGCGTGCATGCGCCGGGGATGCCCGAGGCCCTCGAGGCGGTGGTCATGCGCGGGCTGGAACGCGATCCGAATCGGCGCTTCGCCACGGCGCTGGAGATGGCCACGGCGCTGGAGCGCGCGGTGACGCCGGCAAGCGCAATCGACGTGGCACAATGGCTCGAGACCGCCGCCGCGGCCGCGCTCGAACGGCGCTCGGTGCTGCTGGCACGGATGGAGGAGTCTTCGCACGACGCGTTCTCGCAGCCGGTGCTGTCGGACCCCGAGCCCAACGAGTCGGTGGAGGAAGAGTCGGGGGATCCGACGCGGCCGGTACCGGGGCTTGCGGCCGATTCGCAATTCGCGAATCGCGAATCGCGAATCCCGAACGTCTCGGCGCGTCCCTCGCCGCGGCGAGGTCGCCTGGGGATATTGCTCCTGGTCGCAGCCATCGTGGCGGTGCTTTGGGCGGCGCGGAAGAAGGAAGACGCGCCGACGGCGCCCATTGCATCCATTGCTTCCGTTGCGCCGGCACCGATCGAGGCGCCGTCGGCCGCACCCGCGGATGCCGACGTACCGGTCGAGTCAGCAGTTCCGTCGGCCGCGCCGCCGCACACCAAAGGGCGAGGACGAACCACGCGACCTGCTGCCAAACCGGAAAAACATGATTGCTCGCCGCCGTACACGATTGGGAGCGATGGGCTGCGGCACTACAAGCCGGAGTGCTGGTAA
- a CDS encoding glycoside hydrolase family 16 protein — translation MAPSSRTRKLVGLSLLLGSMNACYWITSTDGLTGGDGGNPSRDGGPGSDANDDTVVYPPGSGWKLTFHDEFNGNALGQGWTTEYDREGERAHSDPGNGELQWYQRENVQVSGGSLKLIAKREDHQASRLFNYTSGMVQSKSILSFQYGYIEAKIKLPKGNGLHPSFWSWPMSESSTPELDIASFGGGRPNNVTAILRLSNSQQATKDVLSDTGDWSGAWHTFAIDSEPNGVTWYFDGKPVHNTSFTVNAELYLLFTLAVNDQPAASSLQATYEIDYVRVFTK, via the coding sequence ATGGCACCTTCTAGCCGCACTCGGAAACTCGTCGGGCTCTCCCTTCTCTTGGGCAGCATGAACGCCTGCTACTGGATCACCTCCACCGATGGCCTCACGGGTGGCGACGGTGGCAATCCGTCGCGGGATGGGGGCCCCGGCTCCGATGCGAACGACGACACCGTGGTCTACCCGCCGGGAAGCGGCTGGAAGCTGACCTTCCACGACGAGTTCAACGGCAACGCGCTGGGGCAGGGTTGGACGACCGAATACGATCGCGAGGGCGAGCGTGCGCACTCCGACCCGGGTAACGGTGAATTGCAATGGTACCAGCGCGAAAACGTCCAGGTGAGCGGCGGCTCACTCAAACTGATTGCCAAACGTGAAGACCACCAGGCTTCTCGGCTCTTCAATTATACGTCGGGTATGGTCCAATCGAAGTCGATATTGTCTTTTCAATACGGCTACATCGAGGCCAAAATCAAATTGCCAAAAGGCAATGGTCTCCACCCCTCCTTTTGGTCGTGGCCCATGAGCGAAAGCTCCACCCCCGAGCTGGACATCGCATCGTTCGGCGGCGGACGGCCAAACAACGTTACGGCCATTTTGCGCCTGTCGAACAGCCAGCAAGCCACGAAAGACGTGCTCTCGGACACGGGGGATTGGAGTGGGGCCTGGCACACCTTTGCCATCGATTCCGAGCCAAACGGCGTCACCTGGTATTTCGATGGCAAGCCCGTTCACAATACGTCGTTTACGGTGAATGCCGAGCTTTATCTCCTTTTTACATTGGCCGTGAACGATCAGCCGGCCGCCAGCTCGCTTCAAGCGACGTACGAAATCGATTACGTGCGCGTCTTTACGAAATAG